The Leptospira sp. WS39.C2 genome contains a region encoding:
- a CDS encoding acyl-CoA dehydrogenase family protein, whose product MIQNNYFLSNEDLKEHFYELIDWNEIVPIYENQFADVKLFESTKNPKLEMAPSSVEEATSYYEEILKSCGEISGMYVSQVASTVDSKGLKFENGEVSHPKEMVDVIQMYHDAGLGPAAFKRKYGGLGVPSIIKAMIAEIMYRSDSSITIAVGSMGLAAILEVCATEDMKNEWIPKLISGNYTVTMGLSEPDYGSDLPNITTKATKKGEEWFLNGTKRFQTVACGINGSPGITLTLARTGTQESGARGLSFFIVENKEYQIQGIEKKLGIKASATCETVFENSKGYLVGKEGFGLVKYVMGMLNGARLSVSSQGTGIVTAAFEEAIKYAKERNQFGKPIYEIPAVRRLLDRMERELAGMRCLMVEAAYSVDKYYWYEDGREVSSEESKTAKFWEKVANTLTPISKYYNSEMCNDLVYDGLQVLGGAGYTEDYDLSRLYRDARITNIYDGTTQIQVNAAIGGVISGMSETGTFRAYLDHLSKGSEGNQSLKEIRNVFESVVDTFKSIKEQNIKEAFSFEVVESAARVVIGYLMERSKNKSISRKELRTKWCKDFHNDSFAILSANLIKLKKT is encoded by the coding sequence ATGATCCAAAACAATTACTTTCTCAGCAACGAAGACCTTAAAGAACATTTTTATGAATTAATCGATTGGAATGAAATTGTCCCTATCTATGAAAACCAATTCGCAGACGTAAAACTTTTTGAATCTACAAAGAATCCTAAACTCGAAATGGCACCTTCTTCTGTAGAAGAAGCAACTTCGTATTATGAAGAAATTTTAAAATCATGTGGTGAAATTAGTGGAATGTATGTTTCCCAAGTAGCTTCAACAGTCGATTCAAAAGGACTAAAATTTGAGAATGGTGAAGTATCCCATCCAAAAGAGATGGTTGATGTCATTCAAATGTATCATGATGCAGGACTAGGTCCAGCTGCTTTTAAACGAAAGTATGGTGGACTAGGAGTGCCAAGTATCATCAAAGCAATGATTGCTGAAATTATGTATCGTTCCGATAGTTCCATTACCATCGCAGTTGGAAGTATGGGTCTTGCTGCCATCTTAGAAGTTTGTGCAACGGAAGATATGAAGAACGAATGGATTCCAAAACTCATCTCTGGAAATTATACAGTCACAATGGGTTTATCAGAACCAGACTATGGATCTGACTTACCTAACATCACAACTAAAGCAACGAAAAAAGGAGAAGAATGGTTTTTGAATGGAACCAAACGATTCCAAACTGTTGCCTGCGGAATTAATGGAAGTCCAGGGATCACTCTTACATTAGCAAGGACTGGAACACAAGAGAGTGGTGCAAGAGGGTTATCATTTTTTATCGTTGAAAATAAAGAGTACCAAATACAAGGAATCGAAAAAAAATTAGGAATCAAAGCTTCTGCTACATGTGAAACTGTTTTTGAGAATAGCAAAGGTTATTTGGTAGGTAAAGAAGGATTTGGTCTCGTAAAATACGTAATGGGGATGTTAAATGGAGCAAGACTCAGTGTTTCATCCCAAGGGACAGGGATCGTCACTGCTGCATTTGAAGAAGCAATCAAATACGCTAAGGAAAGGAATCAATTCGGGAAACCGATTTATGAAATACCTGCTGTTCGTAGATTATTAGACCGAATGGAAAGAGAACTGGCAGGAATGCGTTGTCTCATGGTAGAGGCTGCTTATTCTGTAGATAAATATTATTGGTATGAAGATGGAAGAGAAGTTTCGTCTGAAGAAAGTAAAACTGCAAAATTTTGGGAAAAAGTTGCCAATACTTTAACACCTATTTCCAAATATTACAATTCGGAAATGTGTAACGATTTAGTTTACGATGGATTACAAGTATTAGGTGGAGCTGGTTACACCGAAGATTATGATTTATCTCGTTTGTACCGTGATGCAAGGATTACAAATATCTATGACGGTACAACACAAATCCAAGTAAATGCTGCAATTGGAGGAGTTATTTCTGGAATGAGCGAAACTGGCACTTTCCGAGCATATCTCGACCATTTGTCAAAAGGATCTGAAGGGAATCAATCCCTGAAAGAAATTAGGAATGTTTTTGAATCAGTTGTGGATACCTTTAAATCAATCAAAGAACAAAATATAAAGGAAGCATTTAGTTTTGAAGTCGTTGAATCGGCAGCAAGAGTTGTTATCGGATATCTAATGGAACGAAGTAAAAACAAATCAATATCTAGAAAAGAACTTCGAACTAAGTGGTGTAAAGATTTTCATAACGATAGTTTCGCGATACTTTCAGCCAACTTAATCAAATTAAAGAAAACATAA
- a CDS encoding fatty acid desaturase, producing MRTISKKLNNEEIEAFGKEVDALREEVMAKVGKEDADHIRSIYKTYRYTEFLGRGLIHFSFEPISFVAGTLLLSISKIINNMELGHNVLHGQYDWMNDPRFNSRTFEWDIVCNAHQWKFYHNYMHHTYTNVLNKDHDYGYNFTRLTEAQKWKPVHLTQPFTNMFLAMNFQWGIGAHGYRVEYLETPKKLRKKKTLKDYKALFFKKIESQILKDYVLFPALALLNFPKVILGNLIANLIRNLWTYAVIFCGHFTENAESFTTDEIVGETKAQWYLRQLKGSSNLDGNNLFYTMTGHLSHQIEHHMFPDMPAKRYREVAPRLKEICAKYGQHYNTGSFLKQFGSVWKRIIAYSFPDHIATKFMGKRKKFLEPTMVISQPSFQVSLSTEEKTVTLT from the coding sequence ATGAGAACAATTAGTAAAAAATTAAACAATGAAGAAATAGAAGCATTTGGTAAAGAAGTTGATGCACTTCGTGAAGAAGTGATGGCAAAAGTTGGAAAAGAAGATGCGGATCATATTCGTTCCATTTACAAAACCTACCGATACACAGAATTTTTGGGAAGAGGACTAATACACTTTAGTTTTGAACCAATTTCCTTTGTTGCTGGAACATTGTTGTTATCCATTTCTAAAATCATTAACAATATGGAACTAGGTCATAATGTATTACATGGCCAATACGATTGGATGAATGATCCAAGATTTAATTCCAGAACGTTTGAATGGGATATCGTTTGTAATGCCCACCAATGGAAATTTTACCACAACTATATGCACCATACATATACCAATGTTCTTAACAAAGATCATGATTATGGGTATAATTTTACTCGATTAACAGAAGCTCAAAAATGGAAACCAGTTCACCTAACACAACCATTTACCAATATGTTTTTGGCAATGAACTTCCAGTGGGGTATTGGAGCTCATGGATACCGTGTTGAATACTTGGAAACTCCAAAAAAACTTAGAAAGAAAAAAACTCTTAAAGATTACAAAGCATTGTTTTTTAAAAAGATTGAATCGCAGATTCTAAAAGACTATGTTCTTTTCCCTGCTCTTGCACTTTTGAATTTCCCCAAAGTGATCCTTGGAAATTTAATCGCTAATTTAATCCGAAACCTTTGGACGTATGCTGTAATTTTTTGTGGTCATTTTACGGAAAATGCTGAGTCTTTCACAACCGATGAAATTGTTGGTGAAACAAAAGCTCAATGGTATTTAAGACAACTCAAAGGTTCCTCTAACTTGGATGGCAACAATTTGTTTTATACAATGACTGGTCACCTTAGCCATCAAATTGAACATCATATGTTTCCTGATATGCCTGCAAAACGATACCGAGAAGTAGCACCTCGATTAAAAGAAATTTGTGCAAAGTATGGCCAACATTATAATACAGGAAGTTTTTTAAAACAATTTGGATCAGTTTGGAAAAGGATCATCGCTTATTCCTTCCCAGATCATATTGCAACAAAGTTTATGGGAAAACGTAAGAAGTTTTTAGAACCAACAATGGTGATAAGCCAACCAAGTTTCCAAGTTTCCCTTTCGACAGAAGAAAAAACAGTCACACTCACTTAA
- a CDS encoding flavin reductase family protein, with protein MKTFPFIYNGPREFIQSLQPKEWADFFLGELNPRFSVTAIKAKVVSVIDETSDAKTLVLKPNWLWKGFQSGQHVPVTVEIGGRRVTRFFSLSSHPKDKYLHITVKRQKGGLVSNFLNQNIKTGDLLELGEASGEFVLTKDVPNELLFLAGGSGITPIHSILKELQAIKYSGKAKLLYFVRSYDDIILKSSLESIAKDANWLTIHYIFSEIPKEGFSSGFLSKEILDQHVSNLKTSSVYVCGPSPMQTKALSLLEGLPVKSELFLLPGQNQTNVKKEGTVDVFLTLSHKTIQVKGERSILEELEEQGIYPQSGCRMGICHTCVCKKQTGEVTDLSNGEKSQLGEENIQICVSRAESNLELEL; from the coding sequence ATGAAAACATTTCCTTTTATCTACAACGGACCGCGGGAATTCATACAATCCCTTCAACCGAAAGAATGGGCCGATTTTTTCCTTGGGGAATTGAACCCAAGATTTTCAGTTACGGCAATTAAAGCCAAAGTTGTTTCTGTGATAGATGAAACTTCCGATGCCAAAACATTGGTTTTAAAACCAAATTGGCTTTGGAAAGGCTTTCAATCTGGGCAACATGTTCCTGTAACTGTTGAAATTGGAGGCAGAAGGGTCACAAGATTTTTTTCTTTGTCTTCTCATCCAAAAGACAAATACTTACACATCACCGTGAAACGCCAGAAAGGTGGTCTTGTTTCTAACTTTCTCAATCAAAATATCAAAACAGGTGATCTTTTGGAGTTAGGGGAAGCATCGGGAGAATTTGTTCTCACGAAAGATGTTCCAAATGAGTTGTTATTCTTAGCTGGTGGAAGTGGAATCACTCCCATTCATTCTATTTTAAAAGAATTACAGGCAATTAAGTATTCTGGGAAAGCAAAGTTATTATACTTTGTTCGATCTTATGATGATATCATTTTGAAATCTTCATTAGAATCGATCGCAAAAGACGCGAATTGGTTAACCATACACTACATATTTTCAGAAATACCTAAAGAAGGATTTTCATCTGGATTTTTGTCCAAAGAAATTTTAGACCAACATGTTTCGAATTTAAAAACATCTTCCGTTTATGTTTGTGGTCCATCTCCGATGCAAACAAAAGCCTTATCGTTGTTGGAAGGATTACCTGTAAAATCAGAACTTTTTTTATTACCAGGTCAGAATCAAACAAATGTGAAAAAAGAAGGCACTGTCGATGTGTTTCTAACCTTAAGTCACAAAACCATCCAAGTGAAAGGGGAACGTTCTATCTTAGAAGAATTAGAAGAACAAGGAATTTACCCTCAAAGTGGTTGTAGAATGGGAATTTGTCATACATGTGTTTGTAAAAAACAAACTGGTGAAGTTACAGATTTATCAAATGGGGAAAAATCTCAGTTAGGTGAAGAGAACATACAAATTTGTGTTTCAAGAGCTGAATCTAATTTGGAATTAGAATTATAA
- a CDS encoding TetR family transcriptional regulator, whose product MNECLLNSFPKMNKRDSQKQKTHSNLLESALQLMGEEKGLGDLSLREVTANAGIVPAAFYRHFKSMEELGLHLVEECSDRIQMIVGDARLKGAYRSALQLTIGYFFDYVTNNRSLFRFIARERTGGNRKIRENIREAMRMIARELAKDMRMPKLISKEDTSFASELIVSICFQMASDYLDLETNEHLEMRKIKVQTIKQVRLVFIGTIRGRKHKHR is encoded by the coding sequence GTGAACGAATGTTTACTCAATTCTTTTCCCAAAATGAACAAACGAGACTCCCAAAAGCAAAAAACCCACTCAAACCTCTTGGAAAGTGCCCTCCAATTGATGGGAGAAGAGAAGGGATTGGGTGATTTGAGCCTAAGAGAGGTCACAGCTAACGCAGGCATTGTCCCTGCGGCCTTCTATAGGCATTTTAAGTCGATGGAAGAATTAGGCCTCCATTTGGTGGAGGAATGCAGTGACCGAATCCAAATGATCGTTGGAGATGCGAGGCTCAAAGGTGCTTACCGTTCGGCCCTTCAATTGACAATTGGTTATTTTTTTGATTATGTAACGAACAATCGTTCCTTATTTCGATTCATTGCAAGAGAAAGGACAGGCGGAAACCGTAAGATCCGAGAAAACATTCGAGAAGCAATGCGAATGATTGCCCGCGAATTGGCAAAAGATATGCGAATGCCAAAATTGATTTCCAAAGAAGATACCTCTTTTGCTTCAGAACTGATCGTGAGTATCTGTTTCCAAATGGCTTCAGACTATCTTGATTTGGAAACAAACGAACATTTAGAAATGAGAAAGATCAAAGTCCAAACGATCAAACAAGTCCGTCTCGTTTTTATCGGAACGATCCGCGGAAGAAAACACAAACATAGATAA
- a CDS encoding PAS domain S-box protein — translation MPTTEIKHSLGQILLVEDEAILAVSQAEFLKIKGYSVEHVSNSEDAIECISSDDRVDLILMDINLSDTLDGIQLAKKILEIKEIPILFVSGYSDQKILNRVADLKHYGFIPKISSPDIVECMIKSALKLHAAEQSLAFREKELRITFEAMGDGLIVLTPEGFIREINQKALDMLGYLKNDVMNKDLSSFLFLIQAESRMRVSYSFDDPSEKFLEPRRKNDLIIISSNGRETNVTETISPILDSNKNLNGIVIVFRENPESPVLVPPKDSESLYAKVFQLSPIAMAISTIKDGTYLDINPAMEKIFRFEKSKVIGKKTEDFKEWSNPEQIQKLNKVYKENGRLAGERMTVHHSDGVHHEVLVFSQAIEISGERFILWFNLDVSKILDIEGRLAKSLEEKDVLLKELQHRVKNTLAIISGLLNLESFKVENELAKQSFLNAQSRIMSMSKVYENLYQSEDLESVDLRKYIEDLVYSLHDIFVLNPSKIRFDVKLEDIRLDLKRTLPLGLILNELLTNALKYAYPNEKGGDIRVQLTKSSENVLLTVGDDGVGLPDSVNIEKGNHFGYELIRSLTSQLKGVFSSVSKKGEGLNIIISFPIQNKE, via the coding sequence ATGCCAACTACCGAAATCAAACATAGTTTAGGTCAAATTTTACTTGTTGAGGATGAAGCAATCCTTGCGGTTTCCCAAGCTGAATTTCTCAAAATCAAAGGTTACTCCGTAGAACACGTGTCCAATTCAGAGGATGCTATTGAATGTATCTCTTCGGATGATCGAGTTGATTTGATTTTAATGGATATCAATCTTTCCGATACGTTAGATGGTATCCAATTGGCAAAAAAAATTTTAGAAATCAAAGAGATTCCCATTTTATTTGTGAGTGGTTACTCAGACCAAAAGATTTTGAATCGAGTCGCTGACTTAAAACATTATGGTTTTATTCCAAAAATTTCAAGTCCAGACATTGTAGAATGTATGATAAAGTCCGCTTTGAAGCTACATGCAGCGGAACAAAGTTTGGCATTTAGAGAAAAAGAATTGAGAATCACTTTTGAAGCTATGGGAGATGGACTGATTGTTTTAACTCCTGAAGGTTTCATTAGAGAAATTAACCAAAAAGCTTTAGATATGTTAGGTTATCTCAAAAATGATGTGATGAACAAAGATTTGTCTTCTTTTTTATTTTTAATCCAAGCAGAATCGAGAATGCGAGTTTCCTATTCCTTTGATGATCCTTCTGAAAAATTTTTAGAACCGAGAAGGAAAAATGACTTAATCATCATTTCAAGTAATGGGCGTGAAACTAATGTTACAGAAACAATTTCTCCAATTTTGGATTCAAATAAAAATTTAAATGGTATTGTTATTGTTTTTCGTGAGAATCCGGAATCTCCAGTTCTTGTTCCTCCAAAAGATAGCGAAAGTTTATATGCAAAAGTTTTCCAATTGAGTCCGATAGCGATGGCTATATCTACAATTAAAGATGGAACATACCTTGATATAAATCCAGCCATGGAAAAAATCTTTCGATTTGAAAAATCAAAAGTGATCGGTAAAAAAACGGAAGATTTTAAAGAATGGAGTAATCCTGAACAAATACAAAAGCTGAATAAAGTTTATAAAGAGAATGGAAGACTCGCTGGGGAAAGGATGACTGTTCACCACTCTGATGGAGTTCATCATGAAGTTCTTGTTTTTAGCCAGGCGATTGAAATCTCAGGAGAAAGATTCATACTTTGGTTTAACTTGGATGTGAGTAAAATTTTAGATATTGAAGGGAGATTGGCAAAATCTCTAGAAGAAAAAGATGTTTTATTAAAAGAATTACAACATCGTGTGAAAAATACTCTCGCGATTATCTCTGGTTTACTCAACCTCGAGTCTTTCAAAGTTGAAAATGAATTAGCAAAACAATCATTTTTAAATGCACAATCTCGCATCATGTCAATGTCAAAGGTTTATGAAAACTTATACCAATCAGAAGATTTGGAATCAGTAGACCTTCGGAAATACATTGAGGATTTGGTATATAGTTTGCATGATATCTTTGTATTAAATCCAAGTAAAATCAGATTTGATGTAAAATTAGAAGACATTCGTTTGGATTTAAAACGTACTTTGCCTTTGGGTTTGATCTTAAACGAACTTCTCACCAATGCACTCAAATATGCATATCCTAATGAAAAAGGGGGAGATATTCGAGTCCAATTAACCAAATCGAGTGAGAACGTACTTTTAACAGTAGGTGATGATGGAGTTGGTTTACCAGATTCCGTTAACATTGAAAAAGGAAATCATTTCGGTTACGAACTCATCCGCAGTTTAACTTCACAATTAAAAGGTGTTTTTTCTTCCGTTTCTAAAAAAGGCGAAGGATTGAATATCATTATCTCTTTTCCCATTCAAAATAAAGAATAA
- a CDS encoding TRL-like family protein encodes MKFKIIFFFSLLFFCKCTGFNLLYETSANGNTNPTREYATTAPLWKGGFFYHRNTTPGPIGIGAEPKAEGKACSNSYLGLFSFGNSRIETAKKNGNIQKVAFVDYENTGVFAGFIYHQFCTIVKGSN; translated from the coding sequence TTGAAATTTAAGATTATTTTTTTCTTCAGTTTACTATTTTTTTGCAAATGTACAGGGTTTAACTTGTTATACGAAACATCTGCCAATGGGAATACCAATCCCACCCGGGAGTATGCAACCACTGCCCCACTGTGGAAGGGTGGATTTTTTTACCATCGGAATACGACGCCAGGACCCATCGGTATTGGTGCTGAGCCAAAAGCAGAAGGAAAAGCGTGTAGCAATTCCTATTTAGGATTGTTCTCTTTTGGCAATTCCCGAATCGAAACTGCCAAAAAAAATGGAAACATCCAAAAAGTAGCCTTTGTTGATTACGAAAACACAGGGGTTTTTGCTGGGTTTATTTACCACCAATTCTGCACCATCGTCAAAGGTTCCAACTAA